One window from the genome of Aeromonas sp. FDAARGOS 1405 encodes:
- the argH gene encoding argininosuccinate lyase, producing MALWGGRFSQGADSRFKQFNDSLRFDYRLAEQDIQGSMAWAKALVKVGVLTADEQGKLQQAMEVLLASVQQDPQQILSSDAEDIHSWVESQLIAAVGDLGKKLHTGRSRNDQVATDLKLWCKAQGELLLGSITALQQGLVASARANQAAVLPGYTHLQRAQPVTYAHWALAYVEMLERDYSRLQDALKRLDTSPLGCGALAGTAYAIDREALALDMGFSGATRNSLDSVSDRDHVVELMHVASLSMTHLSRFAEDLIFYNTGEAGFVELSDAVTSGSSLMPQKKNPDALELIRGKTGRVVGAQMGMLMSLKALPLAYNKDMQEDKEGLFDALDTWHDCLDMAALVLIDLRVNGERTMAAAQGGYANATELADYLVAKGIPFREAHHIVGETVVFAISVGKPLEELSIGEFQRFSPVIEFDVYPNLELEATLAKRVAKGGVAREQVEAALTAAEQWLAKRVG from the coding sequence ATGGCACTTTGGGGTGGACGCTTCAGTCAGGGAGCCGATAGCCGGTTCAAGCAGTTCAACGATTCGCTGCGGTTCGATTACCGGCTGGCGGAGCAGGATATTCAGGGCTCCATGGCCTGGGCCAAAGCGCTGGTGAAGGTGGGGGTGTTGACCGCCGATGAGCAGGGCAAACTGCAACAGGCGATGGAGGTGCTGCTCGCCTCGGTGCAGCAGGATCCCCAGCAGATCCTGAGCTCGGATGCCGAAGATATCCACTCCTGGGTCGAGAGCCAGCTGATTGCCGCCGTCGGCGATCTCGGCAAAAAGCTGCACACCGGCCGCTCTCGCAACGATCAGGTCGCCACCGACCTGAAACTCTGGTGCAAGGCCCAGGGCGAGCTGCTGCTCGGCTCCATCACAGCTCTGCAGCAGGGGCTGGTCGCCTCCGCCCGTGCCAATCAGGCCGCGGTGCTGCCCGGTTACACCCACCTGCAGCGGGCCCAGCCGGTCACCTACGCCCACTGGGCACTGGCCTATGTGGAGATGCTGGAGCGGGATTACTCCCGGCTGCAGGATGCCCTCAAGCGCCTCGACACCAGCCCGCTCGGCTGCGGCGCGCTGGCGGGCACTGCCTATGCCATCGACCGCGAAGCGCTGGCGCTGGACATGGGCTTTAGCGGCGCCACCCGCAACAGTCTGGACTCGGTCTCCGATCGGGATCACGTGGTGGAGCTGATGCACGTGGCGTCCCTCTCCATGACCCACCTGTCGCGCTTTGCCGAAGACCTTATCTTCTACAACACCGGCGAGGCGGGCTTTGTCGAGCTCTCCGATGCGGTCACCTCCGGCTCGTCGCTAATGCCGCAGAAGAAGAACCCGGATGCGCTGGAGCTGATCCGCGGCAAGACTGGCCGGGTGGTCGGCGCCCAGATGGGCATGCTGATGAGCCTCAAGGCGCTGCCGCTGGCCTACAACAAGGACATGCAGGAAGACAAGGAAGGGCTGTTTGATGCCCTCGATACCTGGCACGACTGCCTCGATATGGCGGCGCTGGTGCTGATCGATCTGAGGGTGAATGGTGAGCGCACCATGGCGGCGGCGCAGGGCGGCTACGCCAACGCCACCGAGCTGGCGGACTATCTGGTGGCCAAGGGGATTCCATTCCGTGAGGCGCACCATATCGTCGGTGAAACCGTGGTCTTTGCCATCAGCGTGGGCAAACCGCTGGAAGAGCTCTCCATCGGCGAGTTCCAGCGCTTCAGCCCGGTAATCGAGTTCGACGTCTACCCCAATCTGGAACTGGAAGCGACACTGGCCAAACGGGTTGCCAAAGGCGGCGTTGCCCGGGAGCAGGTAGAAGCAGCCCTGACTGCCGCCGAACAGTGGCTGGCCAAACGGGTGGGTTGA
- a CDS encoding argininosuccinate synthase has protein sequence MSGINKIVLAYSGGLDTSAIIPWLKEHYDAEIIAFVADVGQERDDLEGIEQKAIASGATKCIIKDLREEFVKEYVYPTLKTGAVYEGTYLLGTSMARPVIAKAMVEAALAEGADAISHGCTGKGNDQVRFEGAVAALAPQLKVIAPWRIWDMRSREDLLSYLETRNIPCKATLKKIYSRDANAWHISTEGGELESTWNEPSEAVWQWTVPAEQAPDQPEYVKLTVAQGEVVAVDDQPLSPHQILMTLNERAGKHGVGRIDITENRMVGMKSRGCYETPGGTVMVAALRAVEELVLDRPTRAWREKLGAEFSHLVYDGRWFTPLCKAILASANAIAEDLDGEVVLKMYKGQVTAVQKKSPNSLYSEDFATFGADEVYDQSHAEGFIRLYTLASRIRAMKEQHQAIGGDHTHG, from the coding sequence ATGAGCGGAATCAACAAGATCGTACTGGCTTACTCGGGTGGACTGGATACCTCGGCCATCATCCCCTGGCTGAAAGAGCACTATGACGCCGAAATCATCGCCTTCGTGGCCGATGTCGGTCAGGAGCGCGACGATCTGGAAGGGATCGAGCAAAAAGCCATCGCCTCCGGCGCCACCAAGTGCATCATCAAGGATCTGCGGGAAGAGTTCGTCAAAGAGTACGTCTACCCGACCCTGAAGACCGGCGCCGTTTATGAGGGCACCTATCTGCTGGGCACCTCCATGGCCCGTCCGGTGATCGCCAAGGCGATGGTCGAGGCCGCACTGGCGGAAGGGGCCGATGCCATCTCCCACGGTTGCACCGGCAAGGGTAACGATCAGGTGCGTTTCGAAGGTGCGGTTGCCGCGCTGGCGCCCCAGCTGAAAGTGATCGCCCCGTGGCGGATCTGGGACATGCGCTCCCGGGAAGATCTGCTCTCCTATCTGGAGACCCGCAACATCCCCTGCAAGGCGACCTTGAAGAAGATCTACAGCCGCGATGCCAACGCCTGGCACATCTCCACCGAGGGTGGCGAGCTGGAGAGCACCTGGAACGAGCCCTCCGAAGCGGTCTGGCAGTGGACCGTACCGGCCGAACAGGCACCGGATCAGCCGGAGTACGTCAAGCTGACCGTGGCGCAGGGTGAAGTAGTGGCCGTTGACGACCAGCCGCTCAGCCCGCACCAGATCCTGATGACCCTGAACGAGCGTGCCGGCAAGCACGGCGTGGGCCGTATCGACATCACCGAAAACCGCATGGTGGGGATGAAGTCCCGCGGCTGCTACGAAACCCCGGGCGGTACCGTGATGGTCGCCGCGCTGCGCGCCGTGGAAGAGCTGGTACTGGATCGCCCGACCCGCGCCTGGCGGGAAAAGCTGGGTGCCGAGTTCTCCCATCTGGTCTATGACGGCCGCTGGTTCACCCCGCTGTGCAAGGCGATCCTCGCCTCTGCCAACGCCATCGCCGAAGATCTCGACGGTGAAGTGGTGCTGAAGATGTACAAGGGTCAGGTCACCGCGGTGCAGAAGAAGTCGCCGAACAGCCTCTACTCCGAAGATTTCGCCACCTTCGGCGCCGACGAAGTGTATGACCAGAGCCATGCCGAAGGCTTTATCCGTCTCTACACCCTGGCCAGCCGGATCCGCGCCATGAAGGAGCAGCATCAGGCCATCGGTGGCGATCACACCCACGGCTAA
- a CDS encoding ornithine carbamoyltransferase, which produces MQHLLKDSDLNKAQIEALIALGKAVKADPKKYSQALAGKSVVTLFEKPSLRTRVTFDIGIAKLGGHSVYLDQQNGALGKRESVKDFAANLSRWCDAIVARVFDHQTLVELAEHGTVPVVNSLCNLYHPCQGLADFMTIAEHYDDLSKVKLAYLGDGNNVSHSLLLLGATLGTDVTLICPKGHGPDTQIFLQAQALAAKSGATIHISDDVADIEGFDVAYTDTWVSMGDNTPMEQVKDLFMPYQINQALLDRTGIQHVLHCQPAHRELEITSQVMDGPASLIMDEAENRMHIQNAVLLTLLGGK; this is translated from the coding sequence ATGCAACATCTTCTGAAAGACAGTGATCTGAACAAAGCCCAGATCGAAGCGCTGATTGCGCTGGGCAAAGCAGTGAAGGCCGACCCGAAGAAGTACAGCCAGGCGCTGGCCGGCAAGAGCGTGGTCACCCTGTTCGAGAAACCCTCCCTGCGCACCCGGGTCACCTTCGACATCGGCATCGCCAAGCTGGGCGGCCACAGCGTCTATCTGGATCAGCAGAACGGCGCGCTGGGCAAGCGGGAGTCGGTGAAGGATTTCGCCGCCAACCTGTCGCGCTGGTGTGATGCCATCGTCGCCCGGGTGTTCGATCACCAGACCCTGGTCGAGCTGGCAGAGCACGGCACAGTGCCGGTGGTGAACAGCCTGTGCAACCTCTACCACCCCTGTCAGGGGCTGGCCGACTTTATGACCATTGCCGAGCACTACGACGACCTGTCGAAGGTGAAGCTTGCCTACCTCGGCGATGGCAACAACGTCAGCCACTCTCTGCTGCTGCTGGGGGCGACCCTCGGCACCGACGTGACCCTCATCTGCCCGAAAGGCCACGGCCCGGATACCCAGATCTTCCTGCAGGCGCAGGCACTGGCGGCCAAGTCGGGGGCGACTATCCACATTAGCGATGACGTGGCAGATATTGAAGGGTTCGACGTGGCCTACACCGATACCTGGGTCTCCATGGGCGACAACACCCCGATGGAGCAGGTCAAAGACCTCTTTATGCCTTACCAGATCAATCAGGCCCTGCTCGACCGCACCGGCATCCAGCACGTGCTGCATTGCCAGCCGGCGCACCGGGAGCTGGAGATCACCTCGCAGGTGATGGATGGCCCCGCCTCACTCATCATGGACGAGGCCGAAAACCGGATGCATATCCAGAACGCCGTGTTGCTGACCCTTCTGGGTGGCAAGTAA
- the argB gene encoding acetylglutamate kinase, with protein sequence MDKQTLVIKLGGALIENDEALTALFATLKTFLDDQHRPLVLVHGGGCLVDDLLKGLGLTSTKKNGLRVTPFEQIPFIAGALAGTANKQMMAKAIATGIPAVGLCLADGGLCQVTQLDPDLGAVGECKPGNPALVAGILGQGFLPVVSSIGITAEGQLMNVNADQAATAIAEALGADLVMLSDVSGILDGKGKLVPQLDKLTALDLMEKGVIRDGMAVKVEAALHAAETLGKPVCVASWRYPDQLLKLLAGGAVGTQVAI encoded by the coding sequence ATGGACAAACAGACGTTGGTAATCAAGCTGGGCGGCGCCCTTATCGAGAACGACGAGGCGCTGACCGCCCTGTTCGCCACCCTCAAAACCTTTCTCGACGATCAGCACCGTCCGCTGGTGCTGGTACACGGCGGTGGCTGTCTGGTGGATGATCTGCTCAAGGGGCTGGGTCTTACCTCCACCAAGAAGAACGGCTTGCGGGTAACCCCGTTCGAGCAGATCCCCTTCATTGCCGGGGCGCTGGCCGGGACCGCCAACAAGCAGATGATGGCCAAGGCGATCGCCACCGGCATTCCGGCTGTGGGGCTCTGCCTGGCGGATGGCGGCCTCTGTCAGGTGACCCAGCTCGACCCGGATCTCGGCGCGGTCGGCGAGTGCAAGCCGGGCAACCCGGCGCTGGTGGCGGGGATCCTAGGTCAGGGCTTCCTGCCGGTAGTGAGCTCCATCGGCATCACCGCCGAGGGGCAGCTGATGAACGTCAACGCAGATCAGGCGGCCACCGCCATTGCCGAGGCGCTCGGTGCCGATCTGGTGATGCTCTCCGACGTGAGCGGCATCCTCGATGGCAAGGGCAAGCTGGTGCCCCAGCTCGACAAGCTGACCGCGCTGGATCTGATGGAGAAAGGGGTGATCCGCGACGGCATGGCGGTCAAGGTTGAAGCGGCCCTGCACGCCGCCGAGACCCTCGGCAAGCCGGTCTGTGTCGCCAGCTGGCGTTACCCGGACCAGCTGCTCAAGCTGCTGGCTGGCGGCGCCGTCGGCACTCAAGTGGCCATTTGA
- the argC gene encoding N-acetyl-gamma-glutamyl-phosphate reductase — MLNTVIVGASGYAGAELAALVQNHPQLKLFGLYVSAGSQDAHKRFSSLHPQWVGALDQPLLPLDDDGMTRILTQADLVLLATAHEVSATLAPKFLAKGLPVFDLSGAFRVKDQGFYDSFYGFTHDSEQWLDQAAYGLAEWNADAIASAQLVAVPGCYPTASLCALKPLQQDGLIAKGWQPIINAVSGVSGAGRKAAINTSFCEVSLNPYGTFNHRHQPEISHHLGKEVLFQPHLGNYVRGILATIYVQLADGVPPTQVDQAFLKAYEGKPLVRLTGQMPSIRGVAGTPYCDIAWQQQGNMLVVVCAIDNLLKGAASQAIQCINIKFGFEPATGLI, encoded by the coding sequence ATGCTTAACACCGTTATCGTCGGTGCCAGTGGCTACGCGGGAGCCGAACTGGCCGCACTGGTACAGAACCACCCACAACTCAAACTGTTCGGCCTCTATGTCTCCGCCGGCAGTCAGGATGCCCACAAGCGCTTCTCTTCCCTGCATCCCCAGTGGGTCGGCGCCCTCGATCAGCCGCTGCTGCCGCTGGACGACGACGGCATGACCCGGATCCTGACCCAGGCCGATCTGGTGCTGCTGGCCACCGCCCACGAGGTGAGCGCCACGCTTGCCCCCAAGTTTCTCGCCAAGGGGCTGCCGGTGTTCGATCTCTCCGGCGCCTTCCGGGTCAAGGATCAGGGCTTTTACGACAGCTTCTACGGATTCACCCACGACAGCGAACAGTGGCTGGATCAGGCCGCCTACGGTCTGGCCGAGTGGAATGCCGATGCCATCGCCAGCGCCCAGCTGGTAGCCGTACCCGGTTGCTACCCGACAGCATCGCTGTGCGCCCTCAAGCCGCTGCAGCAGGATGGCCTGATTGCCAAGGGGTGGCAGCCCATCATCAACGCCGTCTCCGGGGTTTCCGGCGCCGGGCGCAAGGCGGCCATCAACACCAGCTTCTGCGAAGTGAGCCTCAATCCCTACGGCACCTTCAATCACAGACACCAGCCGGAGATCAGCCACCACCTCGGCAAGGAGGTGCTGTTCCAGCCCCACCTTGGCAACTATGTGCGCGGCATCCTGGCCACCATCTATGTGCAGTTGGCGGACGGCGTCCCCCCCACTCAGGTGGATCAGGCCTTCCTCAAGGCTTACGAAGGCAAGCCGCTGGTGCGCCTCACCGGCCAGATGCCCTCCATCCGTGGCGTAGCGGGCACCCCTTACTGTGATATCGCCTGGCAACAGCAGGGCAACATGCTGGTGGTGGTCTGTGCCATCGACAACCTGCTCAAGGGCGCCGCCTCGCAAGCCATACAGTGCATAAATATCAAATTTGGATTTGAACCGGCCACCGGCCTGATTTAA
- the argE gene encoding acetylornithine deacetylase, with translation MANLDFFSLYKNIIAIPSISSTDPKWDQSNEAVIRLLADWFGQLGFQCEVTALPDLPGKFNLVATIGQGEGGLLLAGHTDTVPFDEGGWSKDPFKVTEEGNRLYGLGTIDMKGFFAFIVEALKDIDLTKLTKPLRILATADEETTMAGARAIAAAAELKPDYAVIGEPTGLVPVVAHKGHMSEAIRITGKSGHSSDPANGVNAMEIMHKAMGQVLRLQQDLKDRYADHRFAVPQPTLNLGYIQGGDSPNRICGCCELHIDLRPTPQVGPDELMGMLKEALSPIEIHQPGCLHLQHLHEPIPAYACADDSVLVREAEKASGRAAESVNYCTEAPFIQQLGCETIVMGPGHITQAHQPDEYLDLSFVKPTTSVLQHLIRRFCL, from the coding sequence ATGGCCAATCTGGATTTTTTTTCACTTTATAAGAATATTATTGCGATTCCCTCTATCAGCAGCACGGATCCCAAGTGGGATCAGAGCAACGAGGCGGTGATCCGGTTGCTGGCCGACTGGTTCGGTCAGCTCGGTTTTCAGTGCGAGGTAACGGCGCTCCCCGACCTGCCGGGCAAGTTCAATCTGGTGGCGACGATCGGTCAGGGGGAAGGCGGTCTGCTGCTGGCGGGTCACACCGATACGGTGCCGTTCGATGAGGGGGGGTGGAGCAAGGATCCCTTCAAGGTGACCGAAGAGGGCAACCGTCTCTATGGTCTCGGTACCATCGATATGAAGGGCTTCTTCGCCTTTATCGTCGAGGCGCTGAAAGATATTGACCTCACCAAGCTGACCAAGCCGCTGCGTATCCTCGCTACCGCCGACGAAGAGACCACCATGGCGGGGGCTCGCGCCATCGCCGCGGCGGCGGAGCTCAAACCCGACTACGCCGTGATTGGCGAACCGACCGGACTGGTGCCGGTGGTTGCCCATAAGGGGCATATGTCGGAGGCGATCCGCATTACCGGCAAGAGCGGTCACAGCTCGGATCCCGCCAACGGCGTCAACGCCATGGAGATCATGCACAAGGCGATGGGGCAGGTGCTGCGCTTGCAGCAGGATCTGAAAGATCGCTACGCCGACCACCGCTTTGCCGTGCCGCAGCCGACCCTGAACCTGGGTTACATTCAGGGGGGCGACAGCCCGAACCGCATCTGCGGCTGTTGCGAGCTGCATATCGACCTGCGACCCACCCCGCAGGTGGGGCCGGATGAGCTGATGGGGATGCTCAAAGAGGCACTGTCGCCCATCGAGATCCACCAGCCGGGCTGTCTGCATCTGCAACATCTGCATGAACCCATTCCCGCCTACGCCTGCGCCGACGACTCTGTGCTGGTGCGCGAAGCTGAGAAGGCGAGCGGTCGCGCCGCCGAGTCGGTCAACTACTGCACCGAGGCGCCGTTTATCCAGCAGCTTGGCTGCGAGACCATCGTCATGGGCCCCGGCCATATCACCCAGGCGCACCAGCCGGATGAGTATCTTGACCTCTCCTTCGTCAAGCCGACCACCTCGGTGTTGCAACACCTGATCAGACGTTTTTGCCTGTAG
- the ppc gene encoding phosphoenolpyruvate carboxylase: MNEKYAALRANVGMLGQLLGKSIKDHQGQAFLDKIETIRQLAKSSRKGNESDRERLLDTLRTLSDDELLPVARAFSQFLNLANVAEQFHTISRRCEEQVCTPDPLEQMFDKLKASNLSQEAIIQAVRELDIDLVLTAHPTEVTRRTLIHKHVQLNDCLEALELSDLLPRERDKILNRIEQLINQAWHTNEIREQRPTPVDEAKWGFAVVENSLWPAIPEFMRNLDERLQHHLGVRLPLDAAPVKFTSWMGGDRDGNPFVTAKVTAEVLELGRWMAVSLFYKDIKELTSELSMSDCTDAVRARVGDHPEPYRALVRELREALRETKEYLTAKVQGQASESQDLVKTTAQLREPLELCYHSLHACGMGNIADGMLLDVLRKVACFGIHLVKLDIRQDGERHGLVFSELTRYLGLGDYAEWSEDDKQAFLLNELNSRRPLIPHDWEPSAEVRETLDTCQVIAQHDPDAFGIYIISMAGAPSDVLSVQLLLKEAGCKFRMPVAPLFETQDDLMAGTAVMERLLSVDWYRGYIQGRQYVMIGYSDSAKDAGMMAAGWAQYAAMESLVGLAEANNIRLTLFHGRGGTVGRGGAPAHQAILSQPPGSLRGGLRTTEQGEMIRFKFGLPKVAIKSLELYTSAVLEGNLLPPPKPKECWREVMEQLAADSCDHYRSIVRGHPDFVPYFRAATPEMELGKLPLGSRPSKRKPNGGVESLRAIPWIFAWTQNRLMLPAWLGAHKALQQAIDGGKLAVLEEMSAQWPFFRTRLEMLEMVFLKADVWLAEYYDTRLVPQELWGLGKQLRQELAESIEVVLKLSPRGDLLEDQPWIKESIKLRNPYTDPLNVLQAELLNRSRNHPETLHPELDKALMVTIAGIAAGMRNTG, from the coding sequence ATGAACGAAAAGTACGCCGCACTACGCGCCAACGTAGGTATGCTGGGTCAGCTGCTGGGTAAATCCATCAAGGATCATCAGGGTCAGGCCTTTCTCGACAAGATCGAAACCATTCGCCAATTGGCCAAGTCCTCCCGCAAGGGCAATGAATCAGACCGGGAACGTCTGCTCGATACCCTGCGCACCCTGAGCGATGATGAACTGCTGCCGGTGGCCCGCGCCTTCAGCCAGTTCCTCAATCTGGCCAACGTGGCGGAACAGTTCCACACCATCTCCCGTCGCTGCGAAGAGCAGGTCTGCACCCCAGACCCGCTGGAGCAGATGTTCGACAAACTGAAAGCGTCCAACCTGTCGCAAGAGGCCATCATTCAGGCCGTGCGCGAGCTGGATATCGATCTGGTGCTGACCGCTCACCCCACCGAGGTGACCCGCCGCACCCTGATCCACAAGCACGTGCAGCTCAACGACTGCCTTGAGGCGCTGGAGCTCTCCGACCTGCTGCCCCGCGAGCGGGACAAGATCCTCAATCGCATCGAGCAGCTGATCAATCAGGCGTGGCACACCAACGAGATCCGCGAACAGCGCCCGACTCCGGTCGACGAGGCCAAGTGGGGCTTCGCCGTGGTGGAGAACAGCCTGTGGCCTGCCATCCCAGAATTCATGCGCAATCTGGACGAGCGTCTGCAACACCATCTGGGTGTGCGGCTGCCGCTGGATGCCGCGCCGGTCAAGTTCACCTCCTGGATGGGCGGTGACCGTGACGGCAACCCCTTCGTCACCGCCAAGGTGACTGCCGAAGTGCTGGAGCTGGGCCGCTGGATGGCGGTGAGCCTGTTCTACAAAGACATCAAGGAGCTCACCTCCGAGCTCTCCATGTCCGACTGTACCGACGCCGTGCGCGCTCGCGTTGGCGATCACCCCGAGCCCTACCGTGCGCTGGTGCGCGAGCTGCGTGAAGCGCTGCGCGAGACCAAGGAGTACCTCACTGCCAAGGTGCAGGGTCAGGCGAGCGAGAGCCAGGATCTGGTCAAGACCACCGCCCAGCTGCGCGAGCCGCTGGAGCTCTGCTACCACTCACTGCACGCCTGCGGCATGGGCAACATCGCCGATGGCATGCTGCTGGATGTGCTGCGCAAGGTCGCCTGTTTCGGCATTCATCTGGTCAAGCTCGATATCCGTCAGGATGGCGAGCGTCACGGGCTGGTCTTCTCCGAGCTGACCCGCTATCTGGGTCTGGGTGACTACGCCGAGTGGAGCGAAGATGACAAGCAGGCCTTCCTGCTCAACGAACTGAACTCTCGTCGCCCGCTCATTCCCCACGACTGGGAGCCGAGCGCTGAGGTGCGCGAGACGCTGGATACCTGTCAGGTCATCGCCCAGCACGACCCCGATGCGTTCGGTATCTACATCATCTCCATGGCCGGAGCGCCGTCCGATGTGCTGTCGGTGCAACTGCTGCTCAAAGAGGCAGGCTGCAAGTTCCGCATGCCGGTCGCCCCGCTGTTTGAAACCCAGGATGACCTGATGGCAGGCACCGCCGTGATGGAGCGTCTGCTCTCGGTGGACTGGTATCGCGGCTACATTCAGGGCCGTCAGTACGTGATGATCGGTTACTCCGACTCTGCCAAGGATGCGGGCATGATGGCCGCTGGCTGGGCCCAGTACGCCGCCATGGAATCCCTGGTGGGGCTGGCCGAAGCCAACAACATCCGCCTCACCCTGTTCCATGGCCGTGGCGGTACCGTCGGTCGTGGTGGTGCGCCTGCCCATCAAGCCATCCTCTCCCAGCCGCCGGGATCCCTGCGCGGCGGTCTGCGTACCACCGAACAGGGGGAGATGATCCGCTTCAAGTTCGGTCTGCCGAAAGTGGCGATCAAGAGTCTGGAGCTCTACACCAGCGCCGTGCTGGAAGGGAACCTGCTGCCACCGCCCAAGCCGAAAGAGTGCTGGCGCGAGGTGATGGAACAGCTGGCCGCCGACTCCTGCGATCACTACCGCAGTATCGTGCGCGGTCATCCAGACTTCGTCCCTTACTTCCGTGCCGCCACCCCGGAGATGGAGCTCGGCAAGCTGCCGCTCGGCTCCCGTCCCTCCAAGCGCAAGCCCAACGGCGGCGTCGAGAGCCTGCGCGCCATTCCGTGGATCTTCGCCTGGACCCAGAACCGGCTGATGCTGCCGGCCTGGCTCGGTGCCCACAAGGCGCTGCAACAGGCCATCGACGGCGGCAAGCTGGCCGTGCTGGAAGAGATGAGCGCCCAGTGGCCCTTCTTCCGCACTCGTCTTGAGATGCTGGAGATGGTGTTCCTCAAAGCGGACGTCTGGCTCGCCGAGTACTACGACACCCGTCTGGTGCCGCAGGAGCTGTGGGGCCTTGGCAAACAGTTGCGTCAGGAGCTCGCCGAATCCATCGAGGTGGTGCTGAAACTGAGCCCGCGCGGGGATCTGCTGGAGGATCAGCCCTGGATCAAGGAGTCCATCAAGCTGCGCAACCCCTACACAGACCCGCTCAACGTGCTGCAGGCCGAGCTGCTCAACCGCTCCCGCAACCACCCGGAGACCCTGCACCCCGAGCTGGACAAGGCGCTGATGGTCACCATCGCCGGTATTGCAGCAGGTATGCGCAACACCGGTTGA
- the ybaK gene encoding Cys-tRNA(Pro) deacylase, whose amino-acid sequence MTPAINLLKKLKIPHKLYPYECEAHDDFGKHAATQLGLPEAQVFKTLVAHHDKQAVVAIVPSSGMCSLKQLAKATGLKKVEMMKPAEAEKLTGYKVGGISPLAQKKLLPTVLDESALQFDEILVSGGKRGLSVGVAPQDMLTLMKWIAAPIGEE is encoded by the coding sequence ATGACTCCTGCCATCAACTTGCTGAAGAAGCTCAAGATCCCCCACAAGCTCTACCCCTACGAGTGCGAAGCCCACGACGATTTTGGCAAGCATGCCGCGACCCAGCTCGGGCTGCCGGAGGCGCAGGTGTTCAAGACCCTGGTTGCTCATCACGACAAGCAGGCGGTGGTGGCCATCGTTCCCTCATCCGGCATGTGCAGCCTGAAGCAGCTGGCCAAGGCGACCGGTCTCAAGAAGGTGGAGATGATGAAACCGGCGGAAGCGGAGAAGCTGACCGGTTACAAGGTGGGTGGCATCAGCCCGCTGGCCCAGAAGAAATTGTTGCCCACTGTGCTCGACGAGTCGGCGCTGCAGTTTGACGAGATCCTGGTGAGCGGTGGCAAGCGCGGCCTCTCGGTGGGGGTAGCACCGCAGGATATGCTGACGCTGATGAAGTGGATCGCCGCGCCCATTGGCGAAGAGTAG
- a CDS encoding ABC transporter substrate-binding protein, which yields MRVSARYLLFIALLLPATGSATPAFTLRTCFENSDSYPWLLQSGEGVVQYHLKAVATALDAEIVLTPLPWKRCLSQVSSGQMDAAIKMSYSVERATTVGVYPMREGKPDPAKRLLTESYSLYQLKGGKSQWDGTTLWVNGVVAAQSGFSIVDLLQAAGAEVDDSSRDPLIMLKKLVMDRAQATAIQTEVADSILAAHPALQARIERLSPVLVEKPYYLVFSHRFYQAAGMGCHRAGARLCCLSALCHLAQKHASGGGVG from the coding sequence ATGCGCGTATCTGCCCGCTATCTGCTCTTTATTGCGTTGCTGCTGCCCGCCACCGGCAGTGCGACCCCAGCCTTTACGCTGCGTACCTGCTTTGAAAACAGTGATTCCTACCCCTGGCTGCTGCAATCGGGGGAGGGGGTTGTGCAATATCACCTCAAGGCGGTTGCTACCGCTCTTGATGCCGAGATCGTGCTGACGCCGCTACCGTGGAAACGCTGCCTCTCTCAGGTGAGCAGTGGCCAGATGGATGCGGCCATCAAGATGAGCTATAGCGTCGAGCGGGCGACCACAGTGGGGGTCTATCCCATGCGTGAGGGCAAACCCGACCCTGCCAAGCGGCTGCTGACCGAGAGCTACAGCCTCTACCAGCTCAAGGGGGGCAAGAGCCAGTGGGATGGCACCACCCTCTGGGTCAATGGCGTGGTTGCGGCCCAGTCCGGATTTTCCATCGTCGACTTGTTGCAGGCTGCGGGAGCCGAGGTGGATGACTCCAGCCGTGACCCGCTGATCATGTTGAAAAAGCTGGTGATGGATCGGGCGCAGGCGACCGCCATCCAGACCGAGGTGGCCGACAGCATTCTGGCGGCCCATCCCGCGTTGCAGGCTCGCATCGAGCGGCTGTCGCCGGTGCTGGTGGAGAAGCCCTACTATCTGGTCTTCTCTCACCGCTTCTATCAGGCGGCAGGTATGGGATGCCATCGAGCAGGTGCGCGACTCTGCTGCCTATCAGCGTTATGCCACCTCGCTCAGAAGCACGCCTCCGGTGGGGGAGTAGGCTGA